A single Brassica rapa cultivar Chiifu-401-42 chromosome A04, CAAS_Brap_v3.01, whole genome shotgun sequence DNA region contains:
- the LOC103865350 gene encoding homeobox-leucine zipper protein ATHB-14, whose protein sequence is MMVHTMHRESPDKGLDSGKYVRYTPEQVEALERVYTECPKPSSLRRQQLIRECPILSNIEPKQIKVWFQNRRCREKQRKEAARLQTVNRKLNAMNKLLMEENDRLQKQVSHLVYENGHMKHQIHTASGTTTDNSCESVVVASGQQHQQQNPNPQHLQRDANNPAGLLSIAKEALAEFLSKATGTAVDWVQMIGMKPGPDSIGIVAISRNCSGIAARACGLVSLEPMKVAEILKDRPSWLRDCRSVDTLSVIPAGNGGTIELIYTQMYAPTTLAAARDFWTLRYTTCLEDGSYVVCEGSLSAATGGPTGPPSSNFVRAEMRPSGFLIRPCDGGGSILHIVDHVDLDALSVPEVMRPLYESSKILAQKMTVAALRHVRQIAQETSGEVQYGGGRQPAVLRTFSQRLSRGFNDAVNGFVDDGWSPLGSDGAEDITLMINLSPGKFGGNSFLPSFGSGVLCAKASMLLQNVPPAVLVRFLREHRSEWADYGVDAYAAASLRASPFAVPCARAGGLPSNQVILPLAQTVEHEEFLEVVRLEGHAYSPEDVGLARDMYLLQLCSGVDEDVVGGCAQLVFAPIDESFADDAPLLPSGFRVIPLEPKSTSNNASVNRTLDLASALEGSTRQGGEADPNGCNFRSVLTIAFQFTFDNHTRDNVASMARQYVRNIVGSIQRVALAIAPRPGSSISPISAPTSPEALTLVRWISRSYIVHTGVDLFGSDSQTSGDTLLHQVWSHTDAILCCSMKTNASPIFTFANQTGLDMLETTLVSLQDITLDKTLDEPGRKALCSEFPKIMQQGYAHLPAGVCASSMGRLVSYEQATVWKVLEDDESNHCLAFMFVNWSFV, encoded by the exons ATGATGGTCCACACGATGCACAGAGAGTCCCCGGACAAAGGGTTGGACTCCGGCAAGTATGTTAGGTACACGCCTGAGCAAGTGGAAGCTCTTGAGAGAGTTTATACTGAGTGTCCTAAGCCCAGCTCTCTCAGAAGACAGCAACTCATACGAGAATGTCCCATTCTCTCCAACATCGAGCCTAAACAGATCAAAGTTTGGTTTCAAAACCGCAG atgTCGAGAGAAGCAGAGGAAAGAAGCTGCTCGTCTCCAGACAGTGAACAGAAAGCTCAATGCAATGAATAAACTGCTGATGGAAGAGAATGATCGTCTGCAGAAGCAAGTTTCTCACTTGGTCTATGAGAATGGCCACATGAAACACCAAATACACACT GCTTCAGGGACGACCACAGACAACAGCTGTGAGTCTGTGGTCGTAGCAAGTGGTCAGCAACATCAACAGCAAAACCCAAatcctcagcatctccaacgaGATGCTAACAACCCAGCTGG TCTCCTTTCAATAGCAAAGGAGGCTCTAGCAGAGTTCCTTTCCAAGGCTACAGGAACTGCTGTTGACTGGGTTCAGATGATTGGGATGAAG CCTGGTCCGGATTCTATTGGCATCGTAGCTATTTCCCGCAACTGCAGTGGAATTGCCGCACGTGCCTGCGGCCTCGTGAGCTTAGAGCCCATGAAGGTTGCTGAAATCCTCAAAGATCGTCCATCTTGGCTCCGTGATTGTCGAAGCGTGGACACTCTTAGCGTGATTCCCGCTGGAAACGGTGGGACTATCGAGCTTATATACACTCAGATGTATGCTCCAACAACGTTAGCAGCAGCTCGTGACTTCTGGACGCTGAGATACACCACTTGTTTAGAAGATGGAAGCTATGTG GTTTGTGAGGGGTCGCTTAGTGCTGCAACTGGTGGGCCTACTGGGCCGCCTTCTTCAAACTTTGTGAGAGCTGAGATGCGACCAAGCGGGTTCCTCATCCGTCCTTGTGATGGTGGTGGTTCCATTCTCCACATTGTTGACCATGTTGATTTGGAT GCGTTGAGTGTCCCTGAAGTCATGAGGCCTCTCTATGAATCTTCAAAGATTCTTGCTCAGAAAATGACCGTTGCT GCGCTGAGACATGTAAGACAGATTGCACAAGAGACAAGTGGAGAAGTACAGTACGGTGGAGGGCGGCAACCTGCTGTTTTAAGAACCTTTAGTCAAAGACTCTCTCG GGGGTTCAATGATGCTGTTAATGGGTTTGTGGATGATGGATGGTCACCACTGGGTAGTGACGGTGCTGAGGATATAACACTTATGATAAACTTGTCCCCTGGAAAGTTTGGTGGGAACTCATTCCTCCCTAGCTTCGGTAGTGGTGTGCTTTGTGCCAAGGCATCTATGCTGTTACAG AACGTTCCACCCGCTGTGCTGGTTCGTTTCCTTAGAGAACACCGCTCTGAGTGGGCTGACTACGGCGTGGACGCTTATGCTGCTGCATCCCTCAGAGCGAGTCCTTTCGCTGTTCCTTGCGCTAGAGCTGGTGGCTTACCTAGTAACCAAGTCATTCTTCCTCTCGCTCAGACAGTTGAACATGAAGAG TTTCTTGAGGTGGTTAGACTTGAAGGTCACGCTTACTCACCTGAAGACGTGGGCCTAGCTAGAGATATGTACTTACTACAGCTTTGTAGTGGTGTTGATGAAGATGTGGTTGGAGGTTGTGCACAGCTTGTCTTTGCTCCTATAGACGAATCATTTGCTGATGATGCACCTTTGCTTCCTTCTGGCTTCCGTGTCATACCTCTTGAACCAAAATCAACCTCG AACAATGCATCTGTGAACCGTACATTGGATCTAGCATCAGCTTTAGAAGGATCAACACGTCAAGGAGGTGAAGCTGACCCAAATGGTTGTAACTTTAGGTCGGTGTTAACCATAGCATTCCAGTTCACGTTTGATAACCACACAAGAGACAATGTTGCTTCAATGGCACGTCAGTACGTGAGAAACATAGTGGGATCGATTCAGAGGGTTGCTTTGGCCATTGCTCCTCGTCCTGGCTCTAGTATCAGTCCAATATCTGCTCCCACTTCCCCTGAAGCTCTCACTCTTGTCCGCTGGATCTCTAGGAGTTACAT AGTTCACACTGGTGTGGATCTCTTTGGATCTGATTCTCAAACCAGTGGTGACACATTGCTGCATCAAGTCTGGAGCCATACCGATGCAATCTTGTGCTGCTCCATGAAAACAAAC GCTTCACCAATCTTCACATTTGCAAACCAAACCGGTTTAGACATGCTGGAAACTACTCTCGTGTCCCTTCAAGACATAACGTTAGACAAGACCTTAGACGAGCCTGGTCGTAAAGCTCTCTGCTCTGAGTTCCCCAAGATCATGCAACAG GGCTATGCTCATCTTCCTGCGGGTGTATGTGCGTCAAGCATGGGGAGATTGGTGTCTTACGAGCAGGCAACAGTGTGGAAAGTTCTTGAAGACGACGAATCAAATCATTGCTTAGCGTTTATGTTCGTTAATTGGTCCTTCGTTTGA